Within Massilia litorea, the genomic segment ACTGATCGGCAAGGCGGTGTGGGAGGCGCTGCCCGAGGTGGCGGGGCAGGGCTACGAAGAATTCCTCGACCAGGTGTACCGCACCGGCGAGGCCTGGACCACGCGCGCGATGCCGATCTCGGTCCAGCGCGAGCGCAACGGCCCGATCAGCCAGCGCTACATCGACCTGGTGTACGAGCCCTACAAGGACCAGTACGGCACCACGATCGGCATCTTCGCGCAAGGCTACGACGTCACCGACGCGGTCGAGGCGCAGGCGGCCAAGCGCGAGAGCGACGAGCGCCTGCGCGACGGCATGGATGCGGCCAGGATGGCGGTCTGGGACTGGGATTTCGCGAGCGGCGAGCTGGCCTATTCGGACAACATCGGCCTCGTGCTCGGCTTCACACCGGGCGGCATGAACGTCGTCGGCGCGCATATCCATCCGGACGACCGCGAAACGATAGACCGCGCCCACGAGGAGGCGATTGCCGGCGCCGGCAGCTACCAGGAAGTGCTGCGCTTCATCCGGCCCGACAACGGCAGGCAGGTGTGGCTCGACAGCCGCGGCAAGGTCCGCTTCGACGACGAAGGCCGGGCGGTCAGCATGCGCGGCGTGACGGTCGACGTGACCGAGCGCTACCAGGCCGAATTCGAGCTGCGCGAATCGAACCGCAAGAAGGACGAGTTCCTCGCCATGCTGGCGCACGAGCTGCGCAACCCGCTGGCGCCGATCAGCACCGCAGCCGAGATGCTGCGCCTGGCAAATGCCACCGACCCACGCACCAGGAAGGCAAGTGAGGTCATCAGCCACCAGGTGAAGCACATGACGGCGCTGGTGGACGACCTGCTGGATGTCTCGCGCGTCACACGCGGGCTGGTCGAGCTGGAACGCGAGCTGGTCGACATCAAGGCGGCCGTGGCCAACGCCGTCGAGCAGGCGCGGCCCCTGATCGAGGCGCGCCGCCACGCGCTCACGGTGCGCACCGACGCCAGCCAGGCGACCGTGCTGGGCGACCGCACGCGCCTGGTGCAGGTGATCGCCAACCTCCTGAACAACGCGGCCAAGTACACGCCCCAGGGCGGCGAGATCACGCTCGCGGTGCACGCCCAGGCCGACCAGGGTTGGGTCGACATCGGCGTGATCGACAACGGCATCGGTATCGACGCCAGGCTGCTGCCGCATATCTTCGACCTCTTCACCCAGGCCGAACGCACGCCCGACCGCGCGCAGGGAGGTCTCGGGATCGGCCTGGCGCTGGTCAGGACCATGGTGGCGCTGCACGGCGGTGTCGTGACGGCCGCCAGCGACGGACCGGGCGCCGGCAGCACGTTTACAATCCGCCTGCCGGCCGTCACCCAGGGCGTGAAGGACCAGCTCGAGGGCGCGGCAAGGGAGGGCGCCCTGGCGGGTCCGGCGCCGCTGCAGATCATGATCGTCGACGACAACGTCGACGCCGCCGAATCGCTGGCCGTGCTGCTGGAAGCGCAAGGCCACCGCGTGCAGGTGGAAGCGCACCCCGTGCAGGCGCTCGCCGCCGCGCGCCAGGACCCGCCCGAGGTCTTCATCCTCGACATCGGCCTGCCGGAGATGGACGGCTACGAACTGGCGCGTCGCCTGCGCGCCGATCCGGCGACCGGTTCCGCGCTGTTCATCGCGCTCACCGGCTACGGCCAGGCCCACGACCGCATCCTGTCGAAGTCGAGCGGCTTCGAGCATCACTTCGTGAAGCCGATGGATACGGACAGGCTGGGGCAGGTGCTGTCGACGGTGCGCGGCGCCAGGCCGGCCTGAGTCGCTACCGACAGGCCGGTAACCGATGATAAACTTTTAACTGTCAGCTTTATACACCGCGAGCACGCATGCACATTACCTTCGAATCCCCTGATCAACCCGACGTGCATGCGCTGATCGCTGAGCTCGATGCCTATCTGTATTCGCTGTATCCCGCGGAGAACGTGTATGCGCTCGACATCTCCTCGCTGCAGCACCCGGGCGTGCTGTTCGCCGTCGCGCGCGACGCCGCCGGCGCCGCACTGGGCTGCGGGGCCATCGTCCTGAAGCCGGAATACGGCGAAGTCAAGCGGATGTACGTGCGCCCGCAGGCACGCGGCCGCGGCCTCGCACGGCGGCTGATCGAAACGCTGGAAGGCAAGGCGGCGGAGCAGGGGTGCCGCAGGTTCATGCTGGAAACCGGACCCACGCAACCGGAAGCGCTGATCGCCTACGAGCGCCTGGGTTACCGGTACCGCGGCCCGTTCGGCGATTATCCGGACGATCCGCTGTCTGTGTTCATGCAGAAGGACGCTGCCTGAGGCCGATCAGGAGGCTGGCGTCAGGTCCGTCCCGATCTCAGCTGGTTTCCCTTGCCATCGAACGCTCGACGAGTTCCCGGTTGATCGTCCCGGATGCGTCCAGTTCGCGTTCCGCCAGCGCGCGCACTTCCGCCGCTTCCAGGCCGTCGAGCAGGGCACGGCGCAAATCGACGGCCTCGGCTTGCTTGCCCTGTCCGCGCAGCACGGCCATGGCGAGCTGCACGTCCCTGGTGAGGTTCATCAGCTCCGCGGCGACTCGTGGGGCCTGGCCGGAAGGCGGGAACAGCGGCATGCTGCGGGCGTTCCGGTTGACCTCACCCAGCATGGCGAGGGGATCGCGGCGGTAACGGTCCGCCAGGTTGAAGTCGCCGGCCTCGACCACCGCTGGCAGGGCAAGCCCGGCATAGCGGCGTGCAAAGGCGGGCTGGGCAGCGTCGAGCCGGGCGAAGAGCTCGTAGGTCGGCCGCGTGTCGCCCAGGATCCGGTCGATCTCGACCACGAGCGAAAATCGGGTGAGACGTGGGAAGCTGTCTTCCTTGCCGTCGCCGGCACCGCGGTACAGGTCGCCGGCCAGCGCCCGCGCCGCCTGCTCTGCGCGGATGGCGGACAGGGAGCGGCGGGCCGGCGCGTAGTCTTCGGCCAGCGCCTGGAACTCCACCATCAGGATGAAATGGCGCGACCTGGACGGTTCGGACTCGCGCTCGAACTCGGCAAATAGGTGCTCCAGCAGGGCCAGGGCTTCGTCGAACCGTTTTTGCTCGCGCAACTTGCTTATTTCATACTCACGTGAATCGAGATCGGGCATGCCGTATCTTTCCAGGTCGGTTCAAGATGGTGAGGTTACAAACGGAAGCGCCGATCAATACTCGCGCCGGTCCGGCTTAATTTCCTGCAGGATCGTGGTCGAGATCTCCTCGATCGACTTGGTGGTCGACGACAGCCAGCGGATCCCTTCGCGCTTCATCATCATCTCCGCCTCGTTCACCTCATAGCGGCAGTTCTCGATCGACGCATACTTGCTGCCGGCGCGGCGCTCTTCGCGGATCTGGGCCAGGCGCTCGGGCGTGATCGTCAGGCCGAACAGCTTGTGCTTGAACGGCGGCAAGGACGAAGGCAGCTTGCCGCGCTCGAAGTCGTCGGGAATGAGCGGATAGTTGGCCGCCTTGATGCCGTACTGCATTGCAAGATACAGGCTGGTCGGCGTCTTGCCGGAGCGCGAGACGCCCACCAGGATGACGTCGGCCTCGGCCAGGTTCTTGTGCGACTGGCCATCGTCATGTGCCAACGAGAAATTGATTGCCTCGATGCGGTTCTTGTATTCCTCGGAATCGACGACGTTGTGGATGCGGCCGATCGTGTGCGTGGATTTCACGCCGAGTTCCATCTCGAGCGGGGCGACGAAGGTCTGGAACAGGTCCATGTGCATGCCGTTCGACGCGCGGATCACGCCCGACAGGTCGTGCTTCACCAGGGTCGAGAAGACGATCGGGCGCTGGTTGTCGGCGGCATAGTGTTCGTTGATACGGCGCGCGGCGTCCCTGGCCTTGTCGAGCGTGTCGATGAAGGGGATGCGGATCTGGCGGAAACGCATCTCGAACTGGCTCAGCACCGCGTGGCCGAAGGTCTCCGCGGTGATGCCGGTACCGTCGGAAACGAAGAACACGGTGCGGGTCGGCGGGGGAAGCGAAGGGCGGGCGTCGAGCGTCATGGTATTTTTTTATTAATACTGTCGGGTTTGCAGTGTTGTGCGATGTGAATCCGGGGCACACGGGGTAGAATGCTCGGCAACGGATTTTGCATTGTGCTGCACCGCGCCAAGAATAACAAGAACACGCATCCGCAGCCGCACCAAAGGTTTCCATCATCAAGTAAGGTGTATTACCATGACTAACCTGTCTAATGCAGTATTGAAAGAACCCGAGCAAGGGGCGAGTGTCTACGTTGCCCCGTTCGAAAACCTGCGCATGACCGATGTCGAATCGGTCGGCGGCAAGAACGCCTCGCTCGGGGAAATGATCAGCCAGCTCGCGGAAGCCGGCGTGCGCGTGCCGACCGGCTTCGCTACCACGGCCCAGGCCTTCCGCGACTTCCTCGAGCATTCGATCAACGGTGGTCCTTCGCTCGCCGACCGCATCGCCACCCGCCTCGAAGGCCTCGACATCGACGACGTGCGCTCGCTCGCCGCCGCCGGCGCCGAGATCCGCCAGTGGATCGTCGAAACCCCGTTCCAGCCGCGCCTGGAAAACGAAATCCGCAGCTATTACGAGCGCCTGGTCGCCGATTCCACCGCCGAGATGTCCTTCGCCGTGCGTTCCTCGGCCACCGCCGAAGACTTGCCGGACGCCTCGTTCGCAGGCCAGCAGGAGACCTTCCTGAACGTGGTCGGCATCGACAACGTGCTGGAAGCGATGAAGCACGTCTTCGCCTCGCTCTACAACGACCGCGCGATCTCGTACCGCGTGCATAAGGGCTTCACCCACGCCGAAGTCGCCCTGTCGGCCGGCGTGCAGCGCATGGTGCGCTCGGACCTGGGCGCCGCCGGCGTCATGTTCACCATCGACACCGAATCGGGTTTCAAGGACGTCGTCTTCATCACCTCGAGCTACGGCCTGGGCGAGACCGTCGTGCAGGGCGCGGTCAACCCTGACGAGTTCTATGTCCACAAGCCGATGCTGGCCCAGGGCAAGAAGCCTGTCATCCGCCGCAACATCGGCTCGAAGCTGATCAAGATGGAATTCACCAGCGAGGCGAAAGCCGGCCGTTCCGTGAAAACCGTCGACGTGCCGATCGAGATGCGCAACCGTTATTCGCTGACCGACGAGGAAGTCGTCGAGCTGGCCAAGTATGCCGTCATCATCGAAAACCACTACGGCCGTCCGATGGACATCGAGTGGGGCAAGGACGGCCGCGACGGCAAGCTGTTCATCCTGCAGGCGCGTCCGGAAACCGTGAAGTCGCAGCAGAAGGCGACCGACGCCCAGCAGCGTTTCAGCCTGAAGGGCAGCGGCACGGTGTTGACGCAGGGCCGGGCGATCGGCCAGAAGATCGGCGCCGGTCCGGTGCGCGTGATTACCGACCCGTCGGAAATGGAACGCGTGCAGCCGGGCGACGTGCTGGTGGCCGACATGACCGACCCGAACTGGGAACCGGTCATGAAGCGCGCCTCGGCGATCGTCACCAACCGCGGCGGCCGCACCTGCCACGCGGCCATCATCGCCCGTGAACTGGGCGTGCCGGCAGTCGTCGGCTGCGGCGACGCGACCGAAGTGCTGAAGGACGGCACCTTCGTCACCGTCTCCTGCGCCGAAGGCGACGAAGGCAAGATCTACGACGGCCTGCTGGAAACGGAAATCACGGAAGTCTCGCGCGGCGAACTGCCGCCGATCGCGACCAAGATCATGCTCAACGTCGGCAACCCGCAGCTGGCCTTCGACTTCCAGTCGGTGCCGAACAACGGCGTCGGCCTAGCGCGTCTCGAGTTCATCATCAACAACAACATCGGCGTGCACCCGAAGGCCATCCTCGAGTACCCGAACATCGACGCCGACCTGAAGAAGGCGGTGGAGTCGGTCGCCCGCGGCCACGCTTCGCCGAAAGCCTTCTACGTCGACAAGCTGGCCGAAGGCGTGGCGACCATCGCCGCCGCCTTCTGGCCGAAGCCGGTCATCGTGCGCCTGTCCGACTTCAAGTCGAACGAGTACAAGAAGCTGATCGGCGGTTCGCGCTACGAGCCGGACGAAGAAAACCCGATGCTGGGCTTCCGCGGCGCCGCGCGCTACCTGGCCGAAGACTTCGCCGAAGCCTTCGAGATGGAATGCATCGCGATGAAGCGCGTGCGCGAAGAGATGGGCCTGACCAACGTCGAGCTGATGATCCCGTTCGTGCGCACCCTGGGCCAGGCCGAGAAGGTCATCGCCCTGCTGGCCAAATATGGCCTGAAGCGCGGCGAAAACGGCCTGCGCGTCATCATGATGTGCGAAGTGCCGTCGAACGCCATCCTGGCCGAGCGCTTCCTCGAACACTTCGACGGCTTCTCGATCGGTTCGAACGACCTGACCCAGCTGACCCTGGGCCTGGACCGCGATTCCGGCATGCCGCTGCTGGCCGCCGATTTCGACGAGCGCGACCCGGCCGTGAAGGCAATGCTGTCGCTGGCCATCAAGGCCTGCCGCGCGCAGGGCAAGTACATCGGCATCTGCGGCCAGGGTCCTTCGGACAATCCTGATTTCGCGCAGTGGCTGGTGGAAGAGGGCATCGAGTCGATGTCGCTGAACCCGGACTCGGTGATCGAGACCTGGCAGAAGCTGGCGAAGATGTAACGGACTATAACCCTAATCTGTATGCTTGCTAGGCCCTCGGCGTTCGGCTACCGAGGGCCTTTTTTTGTCTTGCACTAGTATCACTCCTACCTTTACTCCTAATATCTAGTTGTTGTACTAGTTGCTGCCTTTGAAAAAGGACTAGGTGGACTAGTTTTAGGGGCACTCCAGTAGTACTATTGCACGTTAGGAAATCCTTTTGTTGAGACCTGAATAGAGAGCTGCAGCTGTGCTACACACCAAAGTTAAGGAAGAGCTTGTCGAAGAAGGAGTAACTTCTGGCGTCGAGCAAGAGGAAGAAACGTTTAAGAGTCATGAGCCATTCGATCCCGCATCAATCTCGTTGTCTTCAAAGGTTGTCGCCCTTGATACAGTGCTTCGTAGGATTAGAAATGGAACTATCGTTCTGAACCCAGATTTTCAACGCAATTATGTATGGGATTCAGAGCGTAAAAGCCTCTTAATAGAGTCCATGATGTTGCGTATTCCGCTTCCGATGTTCTATGTGTCCGAAGATAAAGATGGGATATGGGAGGTCGTGGATGGCCTGCAGCGCCTCACGACTATACGAGATTTCATTTTAGGTCCAGACGGAGACGGCAAAGGGTTCTCATTGCGTGGTCTTGAGTTTTGGGGGGATATTTTCGATGGGAATAACTTCTTCACGATTGAAAAACGGGCAAAAATGCCTAGGATTATCAATAATATAATGGAGGCAGAACTTTCGTTTACCATTATCAATCCCGACACCCCTGAAAAAGTTAAGCGAAATATCTTTAAACGGATTAATACGGGTGGTATGCGATTGTCGTCACAAGAGATTCGCCATGCGTTATACCAAGGTGAGGCGACTGAATTATTGAAGGAAATGGTATCTACAACCGCGTACAAAAAGTTTGTAGGAAAAACGGTAAAAGATGGAAGGATGGCCGGGCGTGAATTGGTTCTGCGTTTTCTTTCATTTTACCTGCGGGAACGTAAAAGCTATAAAGGCGATATGGACGCCTTCCTTTCGGATACTATGAGATTTGTTAACGGTGATCTAAAGTTTGAAGACGTGCGTAGGATTCCAAATGTAAAGGTTTTGGCAGACTTCGACCGGGCTCTTGAAAGGGCAAATATTCTGTTTGGGGAACATGCTTTCAGACGATCAAAAGGGCGTGAGAGAAAGACTCCCATTAATAAATCATTATTCGATGTATGGACGTATTGCCTTGCAAAAATAAACGTTGAGTGGTTTAATAAGATAATTGAGCGTCAGGGCGCGTTTGAAGCCGCTTATTATGCATTGCTTGAGAACGATAGCGACTTTAGCGATTCAATTGGTCGGTACGGGGGCGACTTGGCGGGAGTTCGGTATCGTTTTGATCGTATAATTAGTCTTCTAAGAAGTATTAAAAATGATTAATAAGATAAAAATAAATGGTTTCAAGTCTTTTCGATCAGAAGAGGTAGATCTTGGCAAGCTAACGGTCTTGACTGGACTTAATAATTCAGGAAAGAGTAGCGTTATTCAAGCGCTTCGAATGTGCTCTGCTGTATCGAATGGTAAATCCCCTTATATAGACGGCTATGGCGGCTTTAGCGAGTTGAGGTCAAGGCTGGTTGATATTAATGCACACATCGAATTGTCTATTGGCACCGATGATGCTAAAAATTATACTTTAAACATTGGCGGCTTAAATTACGAGGTAACTGCCGACTTAGATCTCCCATTCTGTCAGTATATCTCCGCAGATCGATACGGTCCTAGAGTTGCGCTTCCATTGCTGAGTGATGACATGAATGATTTGACGGTGGGATCGCTTGGGCAGTATGCGGCGCACTACGCGACAATATTTGAAAATACCATCGTGGCTTCTCTGCTGCGTCATACTGATTCAGCGAGTAACACGCTTAAACACCAAGTTGTGAGATGGATTAGCGAAATCTCTCCAGGGGTTCGACTTGAATTTGACGTTCTCCGTAAATATGATTCTTCGACGCTAGCAGTGGACGGAAACCGTGCAACGAACTCAGGCTTCGGAATTAGTTATACGCTACCCATTATATTGTGTTTGCTTACAATGACCGGAAATATTGGCACTGATGATTCTGATCAAAGATTGACTCAGTGGTTTGGAACGTTAGCAAACAAGGGAGGTTTGTTGCTAATCGAGAATCCGGAAGCTCACTTGCATCCACGGGGGCAAACGAGGATGGGCAATTTAATTGCTTGTGCTGCTGCGCTGGGGTTACAGGTAGTTGTGGAGACTCACAGCGACCATTTATTAGATGGAATTCGTCTCGCGGTCAAAAACAACTGTGGGCTAAAAGGCGACGAAGTGAAGATAGGATTTTTTGAGAAACCGGAAGATGGTGCGAGCATTCTGACAAAAATTCAGCTTCGTGATGATGGTAAGTTAGAGCGTTGGCCTAAAGGGTTCTTTGACCAGTTTTCAATAAATTTGCGTGAGCTGAGTAAGAAGAATGCCTGACATACATTTTTTCGTTGATGAAGAGGTACTTCTCAATGCTCTAGCCTGTATTCATCGTGATTGTGAACCATTAGACAAATTTGTACAGGTGATCGATGCTGCACTTGACATTGATTCTAACTTGGCAACCGTTTGTTGCTATTCCGACGTTTATTCGCTTGAGGTCAACGGAAGTGATGTAGCTCAGTTGGTATTTGAAGGTAACGAAGAAGGGAGTGTGCGTGATTCGATAGTGAAATTCCAGATTGCACATTCCCGAACCGTGGCATGCGATTCGAATAATGGAAGCGGATTTGCAAACACTGCTTTATTGGACGCGGGTGCTGGTGCTCTCATCTCGACTAACGGACGGCAGCACGAGTCTTGGTGGGATGAGAACGCGATGACTCTTGTAGCTGACGTGGCGCACGTTCCCCCTGCACTCCGAAGCTTATTTCTACATTACAAGATGTCGCTTGATCTATTGGTGTTATACGCGCCAATAATGTATGAAAATATATATTTTTATGCCGAAGTCGCTGAGTTGAAGAGCACGGGAGTAGATTTTGACAGTGGCCGTGCCGAAATTCTAAGTCATTTGACATACCTTAATGACGTTGCGCCTGTTGATTTTCGCTCAGGTATCTCGGCAAAGGAGATTATTGGGAACGCAAGGGCGTATGGAGTCGAAATTTCGCCTGAGAGTCCTAGTACTCACAAAAATAAGGCTGCAATGAAAGAAAGAGAAATAAATATTGCCGGAGAGAAGATTCTATGTGAGTGGCATACTAAGCTGCAGCCAACGTATGGCCGTATTCATTTTTATGCGCGCAGTTACGCAAACGAAAAGGTCGCAAAAGCGGTCAATAAGAAGGTTATTGTTGGTGTCATCGCAGCCCATCTAACGACGTAAACTTTTGGATAGCAATGAGATCGTACTCTGCGAAAGCCATCTACGAGCAGGGTCTCAGCACCGTCCCCGATTTCACGCAGTGGCTGGTGGAAGAGGGCATCGAGTCGATGTCGCTTAACCCGGACTCGGTGATCGAGACCTGGCAGAAGCTGGCGAAGATGTAAGCTTCGCTGGACCGGAAAAACCCTCGCTCACCTTGCTGGTGGCGAGGGTTTTTTTTCGCACCGGCGATGCGCCAAAAAGAAACGCCAACCGAATGGTTGGCGTGTGCGTCGTACCTTGCCGGCTCTAGTTGCAGCCGCCGGCTGCCTGTCGTTGCATGAACCGCTCGGCGCGGTGGCGGGACATGCGCATCAAGAGGCGCGTGACAGTTCTGACCAATCGTTTCATTTCCATCTCCTGGGATTGCATTGCGGTAGATCCTGCGATCACCGATACTCCCTTTATAGGCCGGTTCCGGCCCTTGCGCCAATTCTCGTTGGCAATGACAGATATTTCAGTGATGAATGAATTGTTCAAGATGCTGCTTTCGGGGCAATAGTCTCGCGGGCCGCAATTGGGAATTTATTAATAGCCTAACGGCAACAAATGTCTTGACTCATCCCGGGAACGGGTTAAACTTTTGGTAACCCTCGTCAGCCCTGCGGCGGCGGGGGTTTTTCACATTGACTGGAGAGAT encodes:
- a CDS encoding AAA family ATPase, which encodes MINKIKINGFKSFRSEEVDLGKLTVLTGLNNSGKSSVIQALRMCSAVSNGKSPYIDGYGGFSELRSRLVDINAHIELSIGTDDAKNYTLNIGGLNYEVTADLDLPFCQYISADRYGPRVALPLLSDDMNDLTVGSLGQYAAHYATIFENTIVASLLRHTDSASNTLKHQVVRWISEISPGVRLEFDVLRKYDSSTLAVDGNRATNSGFGISYTLPIILCLLTMTGNIGTDDSDQRLTQWFGTLANKGGLLLIENPEAHLHPRGQTRMGNLIACAAALGLQVVVETHSDHLLDGIRLAVKNNCGLKGDEVKIGFFEKPEDGASILTKIQLRDDGKLERWPKGFFDQFSINLRELSKKNA
- the ppsA gene encoding phosphoenolpyruvate synthase → MTDVESVGGKNASLGEMISQLAEAGVRVPTGFATTAQAFRDFLEHSINGGPSLADRIATRLEGLDIDDVRSLAAAGAEIRQWIVETPFQPRLENEIRSYYERLVADSTAEMSFAVRSSATAEDLPDASFAGQQETFLNVVGIDNVLEAMKHVFASLYNDRAISYRVHKGFTHAEVALSAGVQRMVRSDLGAAGVMFTIDTESGFKDVVFITSSYGLGETVVQGAVNPDEFYVHKPMLAQGKKPVIRRNIGSKLIKMEFTSEAKAGRSVKTVDVPIEMRNRYSLTDEEVVELAKYAVIIENHYGRPMDIEWGKDGRDGKLFILQARPETVKSQQKATDAQQRFSLKGSGTVLTQGRAIGQKIGAGPVRVITDPSEMERVQPGDVLVADMTDPNWEPVMKRASAIVTNRGGRTCHAAIIARELGVPAVVGCGDATEVLKDGTFVTVSCAEGDEGKIYDGLLETEITEVSRGELPPIATKIMLNVGNPQLAFDFQSVPNNGVGLARLEFIINNNIGVHPKAILEYPNIDADLKKAVESVARGHASPKAFYVDKLAEGVATIAAAFWPKPVIVRLSDFKSNEYKKLIGGSRYEPDEENPMLGFRGAARYLAEDFAEAFEMECIAMKRVREEMGLTNVELMIPFVRTLGQAEKVIALLAKYGLKRGENGLRVIMMCEVPSNAILAERFLEHFDGFSIGSNDLTQLTLGLDRDSGMPLLAADFDERDPAVKAMLSLAIKACRAQGKYIGICGQGPSDNPDFAQWLVEEGIESMSLNPDSVIETWQKLAKM
- a CDS encoding GNAT family N-acetyltransferase, which codes for MHITFESPDQPDVHALIAELDAYLYSLYPAENVYALDISSLQHPGVLFAVARDAAGAALGCGAIVLKPEYGEVKRMYVRPQARGRGLARRLIETLEGKAAEQGCRRFMLETGPTQPEALIAYERLGYRYRGPFGDYPDDPLSVFMQKDAA
- a CDS encoding DUF262 domain-containing protein, which produces MLHTKVKEELVEEGVTSGVEQEEETFKSHEPFDPASISLSSKVVALDTVLRRIRNGTIVLNPDFQRNYVWDSERKSLLIESMMLRIPLPMFYVSEDKDGIWEVVDGLQRLTTIRDFILGPDGDGKGFSLRGLEFWGDIFDGNNFFTIEKRAKMPRIINNIMEAELSFTIINPDTPEKVKRNIFKRINTGGMRLSSQEIRHALYQGEATELLKEMVSTTAYKKFVGKTVKDGRMAGRELVLRFLSFYLRERKSYKGDMDAFLSDTMRFVNGDLKFEDVRRIPNVKVLADFDRALERANILFGEHAFRRSKGRERKTPINKSLFDVWTYCLAKINVEWFNKIIERQGAFEAAYYALLENDSDFSDSIGRYGGDLAGVRYRFDRIISLLRSIKND
- the ppsR gene encoding posphoenolpyruvate synthetase regulatory kinase/phosphorylase PpsR, encoding MTLDARPSLPPPTRTVFFVSDGTGITAETFGHAVLSQFEMRFRQIRIPFIDTLDKARDAARRINEHYAADNQRPIVFSTLVKHDLSGVIRASNGMHMDLFQTFVAPLEMELGVKSTHTIGRIHNVVDSEEYKNRIEAINFSLAHDDGQSHKNLAEADVILVGVSRSGKTPTSLYLAMQYGIKAANYPLIPDDFERGKLPSSLPPFKHKLFGLTITPERLAQIREERRAGSKYASIENCRYEVNEAEMMMKREGIRWLSSTTKSIEEISTTILQEIKPDRREY
- a CDS encoding hybrid sensor histidine kinase/response regulator; translated protein: MMTLSDFQALFRVTPYPYLVMTPDLTIVGASGAYLRSVQRTEEDIVGRNVFEAFPAEESNAEATNITEVKASMLRALAKGQPDTSAFVRYAVEVNTPEGKKYEERYWSTVHTPVLGEDGQPVLLFQNAVDVTELYRYDQQSEVATLQLTPPSDSHAENFNRAQMHEALSRILNNEREHLRSLFNQAPGFVAVLMGPKHVFEMVNEAYYQLVGHRELIGKAVWEALPEVAGQGYEEFLDQVYRTGEAWTTRAMPISVQRERNGPISQRYIDLVYEPYKDQYGTTIGIFAQGYDVTDAVEAQAAKRESDERLRDGMDAARMAVWDWDFASGELAYSDNIGLVLGFTPGGMNVVGAHIHPDDRETIDRAHEEAIAGAGSYQEVLRFIRPDNGRQVWLDSRGKVRFDDEGRAVSMRGVTVDVTERYQAEFELRESNRKKDEFLAMLAHELRNPLAPISTAAEMLRLANATDPRTRKASEVISHQVKHMTALVDDLLDVSRVTRGLVELERELVDIKAAVANAVEQARPLIEARRHALTVRTDASQATVLGDRTRLVQVIANLLNNAAKYTPQGGEITLAVHAQADQGWVDIGVIDNGIGIDARLLPHIFDLFTQAERTPDRAQGGLGIGLALVRTMVALHGGVVTAASDGPGAGSTFTIRLPAVTQGVKDQLEGAAREGALAGPAPLQIMIVDDNVDAAESLAVLLEAQGHRVQVEAHPVQALAAARQDPPEVFILDIGLPEMDGYELARRLRADPATGSALFIALTGYGQAHDRILSKSSGFEHHFVKPMDTDRLGQVLSTVRGARPA